AAATATCTCCATCCTGTCGGAATATCGGAGATAACGGGCAAGAAAGCCTGCCGGCATGGCGAGGATTTCTTATTGCACTGATTCACTGTAATAGGTGAGCGTCCAGTTCACGATATTATTATAGCGGATTTGCTATATTGAAGCAAAATGCCGGAAGCTCATCTTTGAGGTTTCGACATAATGGGGAAGCTTACGGAGGCAAGGAAGATGTTTACGAAGATAACGCGCAGGTAAGCGGCTTGACCGCTTGACCTGCTTGTTATGAATAGTCCATCCTTGTCAAATGTCAAGGGCTGACTCCATTCTTTGTACACAGCACAATACCGTTGGCTATTTTTATCTGACTCCATTTTCCTGGAAGACGTGTTTCAACTGAAGAGTTTGGCGGAAAGACAAAGCCATATTTACCAAAAAATTTCTTGTAATCCGCAAGTGGTCTGCAATAATTTACAATAGGGCGTTCTTCCATTATAAAAGTGACTTTCTGTTCAGAGTGCGCGATACCTAATAAAACTATGCCGTTTTTCTTTATGACTCTACTCATTTCTCTAATTACTGGATCGTGTTGGTCAAAACTACAGCAAGTTAATAGACAATCAGAAACTACAATATCAAAATAATCATCTAAAAAAGGTGTTTTTTGCGCAGGAATTATCAAAGGCAAACAATCAACGTTATGTTGAACACATTCTAACAGAGCATCCGGCAATGTATCTAACACGGCAAGATTAATATCTAAATTATTATTAAAACTTTTCAAAAAAATTGTTGTATCTCTTGGATTCGCCCAATGCGAACAGCCCATAATCAAA
The genomic region above belongs to Nitrospirota bacterium and contains:
- a CDS encoding methyltransferase domain-containing protein; the protein is MKNTNTKAGESKRPGPDQMTSDGRKSFFGFYKTHRSRALIGFLRDVAKSETNNKTLSTYLGRRKRINCLIMGCSHWANPRDTTIFLKSFNNNLDINLAVLDTLPDALLECVQHNVDCLPLIIPAQKTPFLDDYFDIVVSDCLLTCCSFDQHDPVIREMSRVIKKNGIVLLGIAHSEQKVTFIMEERPIVNYCRPLADYKKFFGKYGFVFPPNSSVETRLPGKWSQIKIANGIVLCTKNGVSP